The proteins below are encoded in one region of Epinephelus lanceolatus isolate andai-2023 chromosome 7, ASM4190304v1, whole genome shotgun sequence:
- the hspa9 gene encoding stress-70 protein, mitochondrial, producing MLSVAKSVSRTLQTRNCTRNVSSLIKKSCWSGGFQSDALRALSRRDYASEAVKGAVIGIDLGTTNSCVAVMEGKQAKVLENAEGARTTPSVIAFTADGERLVGMPAKRQAVTNPQNTLYATKRLIGRRYDDPEVQKDLKNVPYKIVRASNGDAWVEAHGKMYSPSQVGAFVLMKMKETAENYLGTKVKNAVVTVPAYFNDAQRQATKDAGQISGLNVLRVINEPTAAALAYGLDKTQDKIIAVYDLGGGTFDISILEIQKGVFEVKSTNGDTFLGGEDFDQHLLKHIVKEFKRESGVDLLKDNMALQRVREAAEKAKCELSSSLQTDINLPYLTMDASGPKHLNIKLTRAQFEGIVADLIRRTVAPCQKAMQDAEVSKGDIGEVLLVGGMSRMPKVQQSVQDLFGRAPSKSVNPDEAVAIGAAIQGGVLAGDVTDVLLLDVTPLSLGIETLGGVFTKLINRNTTIPTKKSQVFSTAADGQTQVEIKVCQGEREMAADNKVLGQFTLVGIPPAPRGVPQIEVTFDIDANGIVHVSAKDKGTGREQQIVIQSSGGLSKDDIENMVKNAEKYAEEDRRRKDRVEAVNMAEGIVHDTESKMEEFKDQLPADECTKLKEEISKVRDLLTNKESETGDNIKQAATSLQQASLKLFEMAYKKMAAERDSSSSSSSSSSSGSSEGEKKEGQQ from the exons ATGTTGAGTGTCGCCAAAAGCGTTTCAAGGACTCTCCAGACAAGGAACTGCACACGAAATGTCTCCTCTTTGATCAAGAAG TCATGCTGGAGTGGTGGCTTCCAATCAGATGCTCTCAGAGCTCTGTCCAGGAGAGACTATGC GTCAGAGGCCGTCAAGGGTGCAGTCATTGGCATCGACCTGGGAACCACTAACTCATGTGTGGCAGTCATGGAAGGGAAACAGGCCAAG GTGTTGGAGAATGCAGAGGGGGCCAGGACGACTCCTTCAGTCATCGCGTTCACAGCAGACGGGGAGCGTTTGGTGGGCATGCCCGCTAAACGCCAGGCTGTCACCAACCCTCAGAACACACTGTACGCCACCAAGAGACTGATAGGCCGTCGCTATGACGACCCTGAGGTCCAGAAAGACCT GAAGAACGTCCCCTACAAGATTGTGCGTGCATCCAACGGTGACGCTTGGGTGGAAGCTCATGGGAAAATGTATTCCCCCAGCCAGGTGGGAGCCTTCGTCCtgatgaagatgaaggagaCTGCAG AGAACTACCTGGGAACCAAAGTGAAGAATGCTGTTGTCACTGTACcagcctacttcaatgatgctCAGAGACAg GCTACCAAAGATGCTGGTCAGATTTCTGGTTTGAACGTCCTGCGTGTGATCAACGAGCCAACAGCCGCTGCTCTGGCCTACGGCCTGGACAAAACCCAGGATAAAAT TATTGCTGTCTATGATCTGGGTGGAGGTACGTTTGATATCTCAATCCTGGAGATCCAGAAGGGCGTTTTTGAGGTGAAGTCCACAAATGGCGACACCTTCTTGGGGGGAGAGGACTTTGACCAGCACCTCCTCAAACACATTGTCAAAGAGTTCAAGAGAGAG tCTGGTGTGGATCTGCTGAAAGACAACATGGCTCTTCAGAGAGTCCGAGAGGCTGCTGAGAAGGCCAAGTGTGAGCTGTCCTCTTCACTGCAG ACTGACATCAACCTTCCCTACCTGACCATGGATGCCTCTGGTCCCAAACATCTCAACATAAAGCTGACCCGTGCTCAATTTGAAGGCATTGTGGCTGACCTGATCCGCCGCACAGTGGCTCCCTGCCAGAAGGCCATGCAGGACGCCGAGGTGTCCAAGGGAGACATAGGAGAGGTGCTGCTGGTCGGAGGCATGAGCCGTATGCCCAAG GTTCAACAATCAGTTCAGGACCTGTTTGGCCGTGCTCCCAGCAAGTCTGTCAACCCCGATGAGGCTGTTGCCATCGGAGCAGCCATCCAGGGTGGTGTTTTGGCTGGTGATGTCACAgatgtgctgctgctggatgTGACACCACTCTCTCTGGGTATTGAGACCCTGGGTGGAGTCTTCACCAAACTCATCAACAGGAACACCACAATTCCCACCAAGAAGAGCCAG GTGTTCTCCACAGCAGCTGACGGTCAGACTCAGGTAGAGATCAAGGTGTgtcaaggagaaagagagatggcAGCAGACAACAAAGTGCTGGGTCAGTTCACTCTGGTCGGAATCCCCCCTGCCCCCCGCGGTGTCCCTCAGATTGAGGTCACCTTTGACATTGATGCCAACGGCATCGTCCACGTCTCCGCCAAGGACAAGGGAACAGGCCGAGAACAGCAGA TTGTGATCCAGTCATCAGGAGGTCTCAGTAAAGACGACATCGAGAACATGGTCAAGAACGCTGAGAAGTATgcagaggaggacaggaggagaaag GACCGTGTGGAGGCCGTCAACATGGCTGAGGGCATCGTCCATGACACAGAATCCAAGATGGAGGAATTCAAGGACCAGCTTCCTGCTGATGAG TGCACCAAGCTGAAGGAGGAGATCTCAAAGGTCCGGGATCTTCTGACCAACAAGGAATCAGAAACAGGGGACAACATCAAACAGGCAGCCACCAGCCTGCAGCAGGCATCACTTAAACTCTTCGAAATGGCCTACAAGAAG ATGGCGGCAGAGCGGGacagtagtagcagcagcagcagcagcagcagctcggGCTCatcagagggagagaagaaagaagGCCAGCAGTAA